Part of the Flavobacterium sp. KS-LB2 genome is shown below.
GCTGTCATTTCAGCAGTATTATAGGACTCATTCAGTAATTTTAACTGGTCATTTGCCTTTTTGAGTTCATCAATATCAACATTCATTTTTTGAAACGAAAGCAATAATATCAATAGGGAAAGAATTACTAATAAAAAAGCGGTAATGATAGAATCTTGTAATTCAAATTGATGATTATTATTTTGAAATTCTGTTTTTGTGCTTTCAGAAAATATTATTTTAGTCACAAAGGATTTCATACTTTCGGTAACCTTACTGCTCTCCAATAACATTGCATTTATTGCTTCTGGTGTAGCATTATTACTTTGTGCAAGAAGTAAAGTTCGCCTGAATAATTTGAATCTAAGATCAATAAGTTTTTTTAACTTACCTATATCATTGTTTCTAATGCTATCATTTGCGGTTAAAAGCTTAAGCTTTGTAATACTTTCTTCGATTTTACCTCTACTTAAAAACCGATCTTCTATATAGGCATCTTCTTTTGTGATGATGTAGCTTCGTAGGCTTGTATCGTAATTACTGATTACGGATAACAGTTTTTCTAATTCAAGTTGTGTTTGATTTGAATTCGCAATTAATTCAACCGTTGAATCTAGTTTTTTCATTTGGGAATAAAACATCGAGGCTATATAACAAACTACAACAATGGCAATAGCTAAAGCTATTTTAAATACTTGTGAGTTTTTATATAGTCCAAGAATTTTCATTTATTCCTTATTAAATGCTAAAGAAAAAAGTTTCAATATTTAATCCTGAGGTATGAAATTGCCAATTCATATTTACAACTTCCTTGATTACTTTTTTTAATTTAGAAAAATCATTGGGTTTTTTAATGTAGATATTTGCACCTTCAATAAAAGTATCTTCAATATCTTTTTCTGATGAAGAGGTCGAATATATGGCAATCGAAACATCTTTAAAACGAGTGTTTGATCTGATTTCTTTCAAACAGTCTA
Proteins encoded:
- a CDS encoding response regulator, coding for MITHQDSMHILLADDDEDDRTFFSEAIQELKMNNKLTLFKDGNDLMDYLVQPEIKLPHVLFLDLNMPGKTGIDCLKEIRSNTRFKDVSIAIYSTSSSEKDIEDTFIEGANIYIKKPNDFSKLKKVIKEVVNMNWQFHTSGLNIETFFFSI